One genomic window of Carassius gibelio isolate Cgi1373 ecotype wild population from Czech Republic chromosome A10, carGib1.2-hapl.c, whole genome shotgun sequence includes the following:
- the LOC128021529 gene encoding uncharacterized protein LOC128021529, with amino-acid sequence MEQELTELREQIRSLQAANEQLMQQRSASSRDSLNQPVSSINAPPPVPFTRVMYVPRERKCRRFCGDLDSTSSIEDWIEEAEACIGDDSWTVRERVAFLLDHLGGEARMEIKLRAAAERQTPELIFKVLRSMYGAKQTFVQLQKGFYDRKQREGESLIEFSHALISLMDSILVSSPHGVPNADQVLRDQFVEQVKDVALKRELKRFVRQTPHCTLIDVRSEAIRWNEEGKGEAIPPAAQLWCNAAQGRVTESPRPNESTELREIKELLKHQQAQIDEITKRLDDLKPSSNEPSVPLTRPNGSRRCLRCNKLGHIARYCRQQWPVDSGSRSAGGTTRGTPVEEIDECASPVVTSQETEIGIEGLKTSRLVCPTVVQRLIGKCPTVTIQMGGVPVLCLLDTGSMVTTITETFFDQCFRQLAPDALKKCGWLQLRAANGLNIPYVGYFEIDVNVLGQILPKQGVLVVKDPENIDMSKKKELVPGLLGMNIIGQCYNNLFEEHGSALFSVLQVRRAETGWKDALLQCQRTSDPFGPGYIGQVRVQAKHPVQIPAGTMRLVTAYCPKTFSNVATLFEPLGGDGSGGFPAGILISPALLQSSQTTICVPVVNVSTETVYLPARAKLGSLIKVEMVNQSDQEISFKENLQGSVSEIVIQCQMSASVSNHSELERVELPGLSEAEREVVKHLLHKYQDVFAKDDGDLGCTTLIEHHIPLLDNVPVRQRHRRIPPSQWEAVKAHIKQLLESQVIRESCSPYSSPIVLVKKKDGSLRMCVDSRQLNARTRKDAYPLPRIEESLDALTGARWFSTLDLASGYNQVPVAEADRSKTAFCTPFGLFEFLRMPFGLCNGPSTFQRLMERIFGDQSFQSLLLYLDDVIIFSTTVEQHLQRLELVLSRLRQQNLKVKLSKCCFFCPKVRYLGHVVSAAGVSTDPEKIAAVVNWKQPQTLQELRSFLGFASYYRRFVKGFSRIAEPLNALVAEVIRGQKTKRPKVNLGDRWVKACEDAFQTLKVALTSAPVLAYADFSKSFILEIDASFQGLGAVLSQEYKGKCRPVAYASRGLRPAERNMRNYSSMKLEFVALKWAVAEKFREYLLGNKCTVYTDNNPLSHLQTAKLGALEQRWVNQLAEFDLDIKYRPGRNNGNADSLSRQSSTPLVELASIAVVPEQIRQSVTDQGQVCRVNKVSVFPRPLKENLGVLQEADPVIGRFMVYWDRRQQPTLQERSLEQPELLELVRQWEKLEKMDGVLYRRFWPQECHKEIRQVVLPSALREEVLTCLHDDHGHQGMERTARLVRARCYWPGMYRYVEDWCRKCQRCTLSKVVRPKVRTFMGHLMADRPLDIVAIDFTLLEPSTSGMENVLIMTDVFSKYTQAIPTKDQTAKTVARVLVERWFYLFGVPRQLHSDQGRCFESHLIKELCEIYGIAKTHTTPYHPQGNGQCERFNRTMHDLLRTLPAEKKRDWPSYLSQLVFAYNTTEHQSTGYCPYVLMFGQEPHLPVDFMLGLDDYGPTNVDWIVDHRDNLESIFNNARARLQKAAAQRARVNDAKVSQMTLREGQLVYKKAHDHQGRKKIQDAWDPTTYQIVRCPEGQGSVYSIIPVDGGKVRQIHRSELRPVYVPSEGRTESPGLFPLSEDPEEQRRDMIVMLSSEPGVPAENELCIPLPAEEGDPQELTLQPCRQPEQPVQRQVDLVRRTTRSTAGQHTNPHNLPQSAVCREVHSNGYIFLPRTELSSVTNTLFFRPWS; translated from the coding sequence ATGGAACAGGAGCTGACAGAGTTGCGGGAACAGATACGTAGTCTACAGGCTGCAAATGAACAATTAATGCAACAACGTTCTGCATCCAGCCGTGACTCTCTTAACCAGCCTGTATCCAGCATTAATGCTCCTCCGCCAGTGCCTTTCACTAGAGTGATGTATGTTCCTCGGGAGCGGAAGTGTCGACGGTTCTGTGGGGACTTGGACTCTACTTCGAGCATAGAGGACTGGATTGAGGAGGCTGAAGCCTGCATTGGGGATGACAGTTGGACTGTGCGAGAAAGGGTAGCATTCCTTTTAGATCATTTAGGAGGGGAAGCCAGAATGGAGATTAAACTCCGAGCAGCAGCTGAACGTCAGACTCCCGaactcatatttaaggttttaaGAAGTATGTATGGagcaaaacaaacatttgtgcAGTTGCAGAAAGGGTTTTATGATCGAAAACAAAGAGAGGGTGAATCCCTAATTGAATTCTCTCATGCACTTATATCTTTGATGGATTCTATTCTCGTAAGTAGTCCACATGGTGTCCCGAATGCTGACCAAGTTCTCCGTGATCAGTTTGTGGAGCAGGTTAAAGATGTAGCACTTAAACGTGAACTTAAACGTTTTGTAAGACAAACTCCACACTGTACCTTAATTGATGTTCGAAGTGAGGCTATCAGATGGAATGAGGAAGGCAAAGGAGAGGCTATTCCCCCTGCTGCTCAGTTATGGTGTAATGCTGCTCAGGGTAGAGTAACTGAATCACCTAGGCCTAATGAATCTACTGAATTAAGAGAAATTAAGGAGTTGTTAAAGCACCAACAAGCTCAGATTGATGAGATTACGAAGCGTCTTGATGATCTTAAACCCTCAAGTAATGAACCCTCTGTCCCTTTGACAAGGCCAAATGGTTCTCGAAGGTGTTTACGTTGTAATAAATTGGGTCACATTGCTCGATATTGTCGACAACAATGGCCTGTTGATTCTGGCTCTAGGTCAGCTGGGGGAACAACGAGGGGAACACCGGTGGAGGAGATAGATGAATGTGCCTCTCCTGTGGTTACTAGTCAAGAAACTGAAATAGGCATTGAAGGTTTAAAAACCTCAAGACTTGTCTGTCCTACAGTGGTGCAGCGTCTTATCGGCAAATGTCCCACAGTGACGATTCAAATGGGGGGTGTTCCTGTTTTATGTTTGCTGGATACTGGCTCAATGGTGACCACTATAACAGAGACTTTTTTTGACCAATGTTTTCGACAACTAGCACCAGATGCTCTAAAAAAATGTGGCTGGCTTCAACTGAGAGCTGCGAATGGTTTGAACATCCCTTATGTGGGATATTTTGAAATTGATGTTAATGTGTTGGGACAAATTCTACCTAAACAGGGTGTATTGGTTGTGAAAGACCCTGAAAACATTGATATGTCTAAAAAGAAAGAACTGGTCCCTGGTCTGTTGGGGATGAACATAATAGGGCAGTGTTATAACAATTTGTTTGAAGAACATGGTTCAGCCTTATTTTCAGTTCTACAGGTTAGACGAGCAGAAACTGGTTGGAAGGATGCATTGTTGCAGTGCCAGAGAACCAGTGATCCCTTTGGTCCTGGTTATATTGGCCAGGTACGAGTGCAAGCAAAGCATCCAGTGCAGATTCCTGCCGGAACAATGAGGTTAGTTACAGCTTACTGCCCTAAAACTTTTTCAAATGTAGCCACTTTATTTGAACCCCTTGGTGGTGATGGGAGCGGTGGATTTCCTGCAGGAATTTTGATCTCCCCTGCATTGTTACAATCCTCCCAAACTACAATTTGTGTACCTGTGGTTAATGTCAGCACAGAAACTGTATATTTACCTGCAAGAGCAAAGTTGGGTAGTTTGATTAAAGTTGAGATGGTTAATCAATCTGACCAAGAAATTTCATTTAAGGAAAATTTGCAAGGCAGTGTTAGTGAAATTGTTATTCAGTGCCAGATGTCAGCTTCTGTTTCAAACCACAGTGAGCTAGAAAGGGTCGAATTACCGGGGCTTTCAGAGGCAGAAAGGGAAGTGGTCAAACATCTTTTGCATAAATATCAGGATGTTTTTGCTAAGGATGATGGTGACTTGGGCTGCACTACTTTGATAGAGCACCATATCCCATTGTTGGATAATGTCCCAGTGCGTCAGCGTCATCGTCGAATTCCACCTAGTCAGTGGGAGGCTGTCAAAGCCCACATTAAGCAGCTGTTGGAGAGTCAGGTCATTCGAGAGAGTTGTAGCCCATACTCATCTCCCATTGTGCTGGTAAAGAAAAAGGATGGTTCCTTGAGAATGTGTGTAGATTCTCGTCAGTTAAATGCAAGAACTCGGAAGGATGCTTATCCACTTCCCAGGATTGAGGAGTCCTTGGATGCTTTGACTGGGGCAAGATGGTTTTCTACATTGGATTTAGCAAGTGGATACAATCAAGTCCCGGTGGCTGAAGCTGATCGTTCCAAGACTGCCTTTTGTACTCCTTTTGGGCTCTTTGAATTTCTTCGGATGCCTTTTGGGCTTTGCAATGGGCCAAGCACTTTTCAACGTCTCATGGAACGAATTTTTGGTGACCAAAGTTTTCAGTCCCTACTGCTCTATCTTGATGACGTGATCATTTTTTCAACAACAGTAGAACAGCATCTGCAGCGACTAGAACTGGTACTGAGTCGTTTAAGGCAACAAAATCTTAAAGTTAAGCTCAGTAAGTGTTGTTTCTTTTGCCCAAAAGTACGTTATTTGGGACATGTCGTTTCGGCTGCAGGAGTGAGCACTGATCCAGAAAAGATAGCTGCAGTGGTAAATTGGAAACAGCCACAGACTCTTCAAGAACTTAGGTCCTTTCTAGGTTTTGCTAGTTATTATCGACGATTTGTGAAAGGGTTCTCACGTATTGCAGAGCCTTTGAATGCTCTAGTAGCTGAAGTCATTCGGGGCCAGAAAACCAAGCGGCCAAAAGTTAATTTGGGGGATAGGTGGGTTAAAGCTTGTGAAGATGCGTTTCAGACCCTTAAGGTAGCTTTGACCAGTGCCCCTGTGCTTGCTTATGCTGACTTTAGCAAGTCATTCATCTTGGAGATAGATGCAAGTTTTCAAGGCTTGGGTGCCGTTTTGTCACAGGAGTACAAGGGCAAGTGTAGACCAGTTGCTTATGCAAGTCGAGGGTTGAGGCCAGCAGAACGTAATATGCGAAACTATAGCTCAATGAAGCTGGAATTTGTGGCTCTAAAATGGGCTGTAGCTGAAAAATTCAGAGAGTATCTGCTGGGAAATAAGTGTACAGTATATACGGATAACAACCCTCTTAGTCATTTGCAGACAGCAAAGCTGGGGGCACTGGAACAAAGGTGGGTAAATCAGCTTGCAGAGTTTGATTTAGATATCAAATACAGGCCTGGACGCAATAATGGCAATGCTGATTCCTTGTCTAGACAAAGCTCCACCCCTTTGGTGGAGCTGGCTTCGATTGCAGTTGTGCCGGAACAAATACGGCAGTCTGTTACAGATCAGGGTCAGGTCTGCAGGGTTAATAAAGTATCTGTCTTTCCCAGACCGTTGAAGGAAAATTTGGGTGTGTTGCAGGAAGCTGACCCTGTCATAGGAAGGTTCATGGTATACTGGGACCGCAGGCAGCAACCAACATTGCAAGAACGCTCTCTCGAACAGCCAGAGCTTTTGGAGCTAGTCCGTCAATGGGAGAAGTTGGAGAAAATGGATGGTGTTTTGTATAGACGATTTTGGCCACAAGAGTGTCATAAGGAAATCCGACAGGTAGTGTTACCATCTGCCCTTAGAGAGGAGGTTCTTACCTGCCTTCATGATGACCATGGCCATCAGGGGATGGAGCGAACTGCAAGGCTAGTAAGAGCACGTTGTTATTGGCCAGGAATGTATAGGTATGTTGAGGACTGGTGTAGGAAATGTCAGCGCTGTACCCTCTCAAAAGTGGTTAGACCGAAGGTGCGTACATTCATGGGGCATTTGATGGCTGACCGACCCCTTGATATTGTAGCAATCGATTTTACATTATTGGAACCATCAACTAGTGGAATGGAAAATGTATTAATCATGACAGATGTGTTTTCAAAATATACCCAAGCAATCCCTACTAAAGATCAGACTGCTAAAACAGTGGCCCGTGTATTAGTGGAACGATGGTTTTATTTGTTCGGTGTCCCGCGACAGTTACATTCAGATCAGGGAAGGTGCTTTGAGAGCCACCTGATAAAAGAACTCTGTGAAATCTATGGTATTGCAAAGACTCATACTacaccatatcatcctcaggggaatggtcagtgtgagcgGTTCAATAGAACGATGCATGACCTGCTGCGTAcactccctgctgaaaaaaaaagagactggCCATCTTACTTGTCACAGTTGGTGTTTGCATATAATACCACAGAACACCAGTCTACAGGTTACTGTCCTTATGTCCTGATGTTTGGACAAGAACCACACTTACCGGTAGATTTTATGTTAGGACTGGATGACTATGGCCCAACAAATGTGGACTGGATAGTTGACCACCGAGATAATTTGGAAAGTATTTTCAATAATGCCCGAGCCCGTCTTCAGAAAGCTGCAGCTCAGCGTGCCCGTGTAAATGATGCTAAGGTGTCACAGATGACATTAAGGGAAGGCCAGTTGGTATATAAAAAAGCACATGATCATCAAGGCAGAAAGAAAATCCAGGATGCTTGGGACCCAACCACTTATCAAATTGTTCGATGTCCCGAGGGGCAAGGGTCTGTATATTCTATTATTCCAGTTGATGGTGGAAAAGTGAGACAAATACACCGTAGTGAGTTGCGACCAGTTTATGTCCCATCAGAAGGTCGAACCGAAAGTCCAGGACTATTCCCTTTAAGTGAGGATCCTGAGGAGCAGAGAAGGGATATGATAGTAATGTTATCAAGTGAACCTGGTGTGCCTGCAGAGAATGAGTTATGCATACCACTTCCAGCAGAAGAAGGTGATCCTCAAGAGCTGACTTTACAGCCATGTCGACAACCAGAACAGCCAGTGCAGCGACAGGTGGACCTAGTAAGGCGGACAACCCGGTCCACAGCAGGGCAGCATACAAATCCACATAATCTTCCTCAGTCAGCCGTGTGTAGAGAAGTCCATTCAAATGGTTATATCTTTCTCCCGAGAACAGAGCTCTCCAGTGTTACAAACACCCTGTTTTTTCGACCATGGTCATAG
- the ak3 gene encoding GTP:AMP phosphotransferase AK3, mitochondrial, translating into MVLQTVFRAVITGAPGSGKGTMSSRIVQSFGLKHLSSGDMLRAIIEAKTDLGVLMKSCIDQGQLVPDDVISRLVLSSLRGLEQSSWLLDGFPRTVAQAEALDSVYDVDSVINLDVPFQTIRERLTSRWVHLPSGRVYNIDFNPPKKPGLDDVTGEPLVQRDDDRPETVSRRLKGYERQTQPVLEYYRSKGVLETFSGTETNKIWPHVHAFLTRKIPGNQQAVGKA; encoded by the exons ATGGTCCTGCAGACCGTGTTCCGCGCGGTGATCACCGGGGCCCCGGGCTCGGGGAAGGGGACCATGTCGAGTCGGATAGTGCAGAGTTTCGGACTGAAGCATCTCTCCAGTGGAGACATGCTGCGGGCCATTATCGAGGCGAAGACCG ATTTGGGTGTCCTGATGAAGTCGTGTATCGATCAGGGTCAGCTGGTTCCCGATGACGTTATCTCTCGCCTCGTCCTGTCCAGTCTGAGGGGTCTGGAGCAGAGCAGCTGGCTACTGGACG GTTTTCCTCGGACCGTGGCTCAAGCCGAGGCCCTGGACAGCGTGTACGATGTGGACTCTGTTATAAACCTGGACGTGCCTTTCCAGACCATCCGAGAGCGTCTGACGTCTCGCTGGGTGCACCTTCCCAGCGGCAGGGTCTATAACATAGACTTCAACCCGCCCAAGAAACCA GGTCTTGATGATGTCACAGGAGAACCGCTGGTCCAGAGAGACGATGACCGTCCCGAAACTGTGTCCAGGAGACTCAAGGGCTATGAGAGACAGACACAACCCGTTCTAGAGTATTACAG GAGTAAAGGAGTATTGGAGACCTTCTCAGGAACTGAAACCAACAAGATATGGCCTCACGTCCATGCCTTCCTGACCAGGAAAATCCCAGGAAACCAGCAGGCTGTGGGAAAAGCGTGA
- the cdc37l1 gene encoding hsp90 co-chaperone Cdc37-like 1 isoform X1, giving the protein MERFGHEREENTPCARTHEPSVESMASMCLSQQRCVKASIASQWQLAEAQYQLCGLELHSSESAEQERARALASSTELSQTEQEWRHKESMLGRSPTLCPEASRDVFDKSIINSSQSWPNESDPDKNISFIQRNEELLKHFGMLRRWDDSQRFLAEYHHLICEEAADYLILWCFRLQAEQKEALMEQVAHQAVVMQFILEMARNSQQDPRGCFRQFFQKAKAGQEGYLDVFHTELNAFKQRVKEYTMKSKGETPKDTVHQNTPAGFRLDPKEVLESLPPDLKTCIQMQDMQILQKVLSSMNPQVAEYHVKRCLEAGLWTNIPRASKEESSETDEWRMMES; this is encoded by the exons ATGGAGCGGTTTGGACATGAGCGCGAGGAAAACACGCCCTGCGCGCGCACACACGAG CCCAGCGTGGAGAGCATGGCGTCTATGTGCCTGAGTCAGCAGCGCTGTGTGAAGGCCTCGATCGCGTCGCAGTGGCAGCTGGCCGAGGCGCAGTATCAGCTCTGTGGTTTGGAGCTGCACAGCTCTGAGTCAGCGGAGCAGGAGCGGGCCCGAGCCCTGGCCTCCTCCACAGAGCTCTCTCAGACCGAGCAGGAGTGGAGACATAAAGAGAGCATGCTGGGACGGAGCCCCACTCTGTGCCCGGAGGCCAGCCGAGATGTGTTTGACAAG AGTATAATAAACAGTTCACAGTCTTGGCCTAATGAATCCGATCCTGATAAGAACATAAGCTTCATCCAGCGTAATGAAGAGCTCTTGAAACATTTTG GTATGTTGAGGAGGTGGGATGATAGCCAGCGCTTTCTAGCAGAGTACCACCATCTCATCTGTGAAGAAGCGGCCGATTACCTGATCCTGTGGTGCTTCCGTCTGCAGGCAGAGCAA AAAGAGGCTTTAATGGAGCAGGTGGCTCATCAGGCAGTCGTCATGCAGTTTATTCTGGAAATGGCCCGCAACTCTCAGCAAGACCCACGAGGCTGTTTCCGTCAGTTCTTTCAGAAAGCCAAA GCAGGGCAGGAGGGATACTTGGATGTCTTCCACACAGAACTCAATGCCTTTAAGCAGAGAGTTAAAGAGTATACCATGAAATCAAAAGGAGAAACCCCGAAGGATACAGTGCACCAAAACACACCAGCAGGCTTTCGGCTCGACCCCAAGGAGGTGTTGGAGTCTTTGCCACCG GATCTGAAAACATGCATCCAGATGCAGGATATGCAGATTCTTCAGAAGGTGCTGAGCAGCATGAACCCGCAG GTGGCAGAATACCACGTGAAGCGTTGTTTGGAGGCAGGACTTTGGACGAATATACCACGAGCCTCCAAAGAAGAGAGTTCAGAAACGGACGAGTGGAGAATGATGGAGAGCTAG
- the cdc37l1 gene encoding hsp90 co-chaperone Cdc37-like 1 isoform X2, which translates to MERFGHEREENTPCARTHEPSVESMASMCLSQQRCVKASIASQWQLAEAQYQLCGLELHSSESAEQERARALASSTELSQTEQEWRHKESMLGRSPTLCPEASRDVFDKSIINSSQSWPNESDPDKNISFIQRNEELLKHFGMLRRWDDSQRFLAEYHHLICEEAADYLILWCFRLQAEQKEALMEQVAHQAVVMQFILEMARNSQQDPRGCFRQFFQKAKAGQEGYLDVFHTELNAFKQRVKEYTMKSKGETPKDTVHQNTPAGFRLDPKEVLESLPPVAEYHVKRCLEAGLWTNIPRASKEESSETDEWRMMES; encoded by the exons ATGGAGCGGTTTGGACATGAGCGCGAGGAAAACACGCCCTGCGCGCGCACACACGAG CCCAGCGTGGAGAGCATGGCGTCTATGTGCCTGAGTCAGCAGCGCTGTGTGAAGGCCTCGATCGCGTCGCAGTGGCAGCTGGCCGAGGCGCAGTATCAGCTCTGTGGTTTGGAGCTGCACAGCTCTGAGTCAGCGGAGCAGGAGCGGGCCCGAGCCCTGGCCTCCTCCACAGAGCTCTCTCAGACCGAGCAGGAGTGGAGACATAAAGAGAGCATGCTGGGACGGAGCCCCACTCTGTGCCCGGAGGCCAGCCGAGATGTGTTTGACAAG AGTATAATAAACAGTTCACAGTCTTGGCCTAATGAATCCGATCCTGATAAGAACATAAGCTTCATCCAGCGTAATGAAGAGCTCTTGAAACATTTTG GTATGTTGAGGAGGTGGGATGATAGCCAGCGCTTTCTAGCAGAGTACCACCATCTCATCTGTGAAGAAGCGGCCGATTACCTGATCCTGTGGTGCTTCCGTCTGCAGGCAGAGCAA AAAGAGGCTTTAATGGAGCAGGTGGCTCATCAGGCAGTCGTCATGCAGTTTATTCTGGAAATGGCCCGCAACTCTCAGCAAGACCCACGAGGCTGTTTCCGTCAGTTCTTTCAGAAAGCCAAA GCAGGGCAGGAGGGATACTTGGATGTCTTCCACACAGAACTCAATGCCTTTAAGCAGAGAGTTAAAGAGTATACCATGAAATCAAAAGGAGAAACCCCGAAGGATACAGTGCACCAAAACACACCAGCAGGCTTTCGGCTCGACCCCAAGGAGGTGTTGGAGTCTTTGCCACCG GTGGCAGAATACCACGTGAAGCGTTGTTTGGAGGCAGGACTTTGGACGAATATACCACGAGCCTCCAAAGAAGAGAGTTCAGAAACGGACGAGTGGAGAATGATGGAGAGCTAG
- the cdc37l1 gene encoding hsp90 co-chaperone Cdc37-like 1 isoform X3 encodes MERFGHEREENTPCARTHEPSVESMASMCLSQQRCVKASIASQWQLAEAQYQLCGLELHSSESAEQERARALASSTELSQTEQEWRHKESMLGRSPTLCPEASRDVFDKSIINSSQSWPNESDPDKNISFIQRNEELLKHFGMLRRWDDSQRFLAEYHHLICEEAADYLILWCFRLQAEQKEALMEQVAHQAVVMQFILEMARNSQQDPRGCFRQFFQKAKAGQEGYLDVFHTELNAFKQRVKEYTMKSKGETPKDTVHQNTPAGFRLDPKEVLESLPPDLKTCIQMQDMQILQKVLSSMNPQRANALNLTQTS; translated from the exons ATGGAGCGGTTTGGACATGAGCGCGAGGAAAACACGCCCTGCGCGCGCACACACGAG CCCAGCGTGGAGAGCATGGCGTCTATGTGCCTGAGTCAGCAGCGCTGTGTGAAGGCCTCGATCGCGTCGCAGTGGCAGCTGGCCGAGGCGCAGTATCAGCTCTGTGGTTTGGAGCTGCACAGCTCTGAGTCAGCGGAGCAGGAGCGGGCCCGAGCCCTGGCCTCCTCCACAGAGCTCTCTCAGACCGAGCAGGAGTGGAGACATAAAGAGAGCATGCTGGGACGGAGCCCCACTCTGTGCCCGGAGGCCAGCCGAGATGTGTTTGACAAG AGTATAATAAACAGTTCACAGTCTTGGCCTAATGAATCCGATCCTGATAAGAACATAAGCTTCATCCAGCGTAATGAAGAGCTCTTGAAACATTTTG GTATGTTGAGGAGGTGGGATGATAGCCAGCGCTTTCTAGCAGAGTACCACCATCTCATCTGTGAAGAAGCGGCCGATTACCTGATCCTGTGGTGCTTCCGTCTGCAGGCAGAGCAA AAAGAGGCTTTAATGGAGCAGGTGGCTCATCAGGCAGTCGTCATGCAGTTTATTCTGGAAATGGCCCGCAACTCTCAGCAAGACCCACGAGGCTGTTTCCGTCAGTTCTTTCAGAAAGCCAAA GCAGGGCAGGAGGGATACTTGGATGTCTTCCACACAGAACTCAATGCCTTTAAGCAGAGAGTTAAAGAGTATACCATGAAATCAAAAGGAGAAACCCCGAAGGATACAGTGCACCAAAACACACCAGCAGGCTTTCGGCTCGACCCCAAGGAGGTGTTGGAGTCTTTGCCACCG GATCTGAAAACATGCATCCAGATGCAGGATATGCAGATTCTTCAGAAGGTGCTGAGCAGCATGAACCCGCAG AGAGCAAATGCTCTGAACCTGACACAGACGAGCTGA